The following is a genomic window from Miscanthus floridulus cultivar M001 chromosome 14, ASM1932011v1, whole genome shotgun sequence.
ACGGTGAAGACCGGAAGAACGTGGTGCTGTGCGGGTGCGCGCAGTACGTGAACCTGTGGGGCACTCTCGTCGGCTACACCATCACCGCCAGCGCCAGCATGATGTAAGTTCTGGTTCATTTTCGCCGCTAGCTACAGAGTGTTTTATTTTCAGGAAATGAGCTACCAAGTGTTCATCGTTTGTGTACTTCTGTGTGCGTGACGTGTTGTGTCTTTCCGTGAGTAGTAGCCGTTTGCgtcgtagctagctagctagctttgcTTGTCCTTGTCCATGGTGCGCTCGTACTCACCTGCGCTATCGCTTTGCCGGACGCAAGCAAGAAACCGCCGAAACATGGGGACAGCGCAAAGGTGGCGGGATACGTGGCTTTCACCACCTTTTCTGAGCCTGAAACCAGGGCGGCATCCCAGAATCCGTTGCAACCACCCACCCCAATCTGGCAATCTCCCACCCAGTGTTGTTTGCCGATGCGGCACGCATGAGTGAACTGAAACCCCCTGCCTGTGACACATGTCTCTAGTGCACTCTCGCAAGTATCGACTCCATCAAGTTGTTGCCATGGTGTCACATGTAACTTTACGCATGTTTTCTACTACATGCAGCGCGGTGAAGCGCGTCAACTGCTTCCACCGGGACGGCTACGGCGCGGCGGGGTGCAACCCATCAGGGAGCACGTACATGGTGGTCTTCGGCCTCTTCCAGATGCTGCTCTCGCAGCTCCCAAGCCTCCACAACATCGCGTGGCTGTCCGTGGTCGCCGTGGTCACCTCCTTCGGCTACTCCTTCATCAGCCTGGGCCTCTGCGCCGCCAAGTGGGCGTCCCACGACGGCGGCAACGACATCCGCGGCACGCTGGCGGGCGCCGCCGTCGACGTTCCCCGGGAGAAAGCCTTCAACGTGCTGCTGGCGCTGGGCAACATCGCCTTCTCCTACACGTTCGCCGACGTGCTCATCGAGATCCAGGACACGCTGCGGGCGCCGCCGGCGGAGAACAAGACCATGAAGAAGGCGTCATTCTACGGGCTCGGCATGACCACCGTCTTCTACCTCGCGCTGGGCTGTACCGGGTACGCCGCGTTCGGGGACGACGCGCCGGGGAACATTTTGACGGGGTTCGCGTTCTACGAGCCGTTCTGGCTCGTCGACGTCGCTAACGTCTGCGTCATCGTGCACCTCATCGGCGCCTACCAGGTGTTCGCGCAGCCCATCTTTGCCAGGCTCGAGTCCTGCGTCGCGTGCCGATGGCCCGACGCCAAGTTCATCAACGCCACCTACTACGTCCGCGTGCCGCCGTGCCTCCGCTCGTCGGCGTCGCCGCCGGCCACCGTGGCGGTGGCGCCGCTCAAGCTGGTGCTGCGCACCATCGTCATCATGTTCACGACGCTGGTGGCGATGCTGCTGCCCTTCTTCAACGCCGTGCTGGGGCTCATCGGCGCGCTCGGGTTCTGGCCGCTCTCCGTCTACTTTCCCGTTAGCATGCACATGGCGAGGCTCAAGATCCGCCGGGGAGAGCTCCGGTGGTGGTTGCTGCAGGTCATGAGCTTCGTCTGCCTCCTCATCTCCATCGCCGCCAGCATCGGCTCCGTGCAGGACATCGTGCACAACCTCAAGGCCGCCGCGCCATTCAAGACCGGAAACTGATTCATCATTAGTGATTTAGTACTGAGGAGTGATTAATGAATTAATTAACTCGTGGTTAATTAATTTCTTAGCTGTGACTACTGTGATGAGAGGGCCGGCCGCCtgtgtttttttttgttatttggcaaagagttaaatgcactttTGGTGGTGTGTTATCTAGGTACATCAACTTTTAAACTGTATTttttggtccattaacttttggtggtgtgtcatctaggtccatcaaatTTTAAACTgcatttttgggtccattaacttttggtggtgtgtcatccaagtccatcaacttttaaattgcATTTTTAGGTTCCTAAATTTTTTAACTGGTTTACCGTAGGTCCATACTCCTTCGTTTATCGAATAGATCTGACTTGGCACGCCAAATATGCAGCTACCGTGGAgtacaggacgagatcatcaTCCGGAAATAATCTTCAATACGACAAACCTGATGGGATCACCATCTATGGTTTCTCGAGCGGCGGCTCGACGAGGAATAAATTCCACAATAAAATCCAGTCTAATCTACCTGGTACAAGACCGAAGGCCACAGGTATAGGCACGCAAGCCACCTGACCCAAACAAAAATCGGACTCCATCAGCCCAACTAGGACCGATTGACCCTTAGTGCCTGATTCGGCTAACGTGCATAGCACGTCCAAACGCAGCCACCAATTTGATTCACATACGCAGGTGCACATAGGCACTAATAGCTAGATGCTAGATAAAAGATCGTATATCACAACTGGACAGGAACTAATGCATGGAAATAATAAAATACTACGGCAAGGATGCTAATGACGTTGGAAAAATTTCATTTATGATCTCCACCTCTTTAGAATTAGTCATGATGTATTTTGTTGGCTTTATTTTCTCCTTCTTTCCACGCAATAATAAGTtacctctataaaatatctttgatGACAGTCTAACAGTTGTAAATTTCTCCATGTCTACAATATATTTATCCTTAAAAATAATAGTTCCAAATTTAAGACCAGAGTATATTAATGAATTACCAGCTGCTACATTTGAATTATTACTAGACAAGTCTCCATGAACATGTTGAGGAGCTATGGACTCATCACCTACTCATGGTGGCTGCTTATTTGGCGTGCCATGTCAGATCCATTCGTtaaatgaaggggtatggacctacggtgaaccagttaaaaagtttagggacccaaaaatgcaatttaaaagttgatggacctgaaTGACACATCACCAAAAGTTACTGGAcccaaaaatacagtttgaaagttgatggacctggatgacacgccaccaaaagttaatgaacCAAAAAATACTGtttaaaagttaatggacctagatgacacaccaccaaaagctAATGGACCTACGGTGCATTTAGCTCTTTGGCAAATTTGATCTCTGATGAGCAGATTATGTTGCTGCTAATTCGAACGTTGAAGTAGTAAGCACTACGtcagaatagcacttcactgtcggttcaaaacaccccatcactgtcggattttgaaccggcacaaccatactgGTAGTGATAAGGgtcagctatcactgtcggttcctacaaaccggcagtgttcttcaacttcactgctggttctttacacaaccggcagagttcagttccaccaacactgtcggttcatgagaccacctggtagagttcagttccaccaacactgtcagTTTGTGTTTTAACCGGcggtgttgtcgtaaccatcactaccggtttgtgacaagaaagTATGtgagttttgttcttcatcttgaattcatcgaaaacagcaataaatctctcttttaggtcttccacgtcacatccatggaggcctaaacatgtcttctcattgactcgcaaggggtccaagaagcctatgttatcccatttgctttttagtatgcaaaattttgctatgcacctatatAAAATTATGGGAATTGCTCAAAacttaacaatttgtgtctcgagagagtagttagttataatatcgtgcgtgtatgGTACTTAcctagtccacaacgtcaacatttgtgaatcgagagagcgtttctggtatagctggaataagcactcccactcgacatcaaacttctcttctttaggataatgaaaaacatgtggcgaacggataataacctcaaaaccaaagtcctccgtctctgttgcttgagccatgtaatattcatgcaactggcagcatatatgttgtcaaatttttatactcgtcatcgggaaccaaaagattccccctttcatacttcattgccgatgTTCCCGTCCCttatacatcataatagatgttctggcctcttccatggttaattcggggttgtcttcgacgtacttctgtatcttccttaaatcttcaatgtgtatttcatcggctcttattgtagcgtactgattctgtgtttgcctttcaaattcggacttcaacaaacacggaggcagtgaggcacagagattgaagaaactaacacaatcttccttcgagatatgtgctgtaaatttttcttcaataaagtttgtaacgctgccactgaacggcctttttcttttttgttggtccactttgggagcattagcgaccgaatctaaggaccttttctgtgactgcaaggatgcctttgatcttgttttgggctgaggtggaggaggaggatgatgacgatgagaattctgttttcctgggactgatgaagatggaggagtcttctcttttctcagggctgatgaagatggagtcggacgaggaggaatggaaggagacctctgtcttctcaggggtgatggcaagggatgaggaggggagtgatctct
Proteins encoded in this region:
- the LOC136504690 gene encoding amino acid permease 6-like produces the protein MADRRTVVYDAEAGDEHERQGTLWTATSHIVAAVVGSGVLALAWTVAQLGWVVGPLVLVGFSCVTYYTSALLADCYRYPDPVDGAVNREYIDAVRCYLDRKNVVLCGCAQYVNLWGTLVGYTITASASMIAVKRVNCFHRDGYGAAGCNPSGSTYMVVFGLFQMLLSQLPSLHNIAWLSVVAVVTSFGYSFISLGLCAAKWASHDGGNDIRGTLAGAAVDVPREKAFNVLLALGNIAFSYTFADVLIEIQDTLRAPPAENKTMKKASFYGLGMTTVFYLALGCTGYAAFGDDAPGNILTGFAFYEPFWLVDVANVCVIVHLIGAYQVFAQPIFARLESCVACRWPDAKFINATYYVRVPPCLRSSASPPATVAVAPLKLVLRTIVIMFTTLVAMLLPFFNAVLGLIGALGFWPLSVYFPVSMHMARLKIRRGELRWWLLQVMSFVCLLISIAASIGSVQDIVHNLKAAAPFKTGN